attcctcctcctcccgatggtggcaaaacgggggagaaagaacaagctaatagaactcagcatacaggagaagcatctggaaGTCAGCTGAAATCAAAGGGAAAAGCCAAAGAGCATTCTGCCCAAGTCAGcaagaaaaaaaatagcttgactaggattgctAGCTTTAGCTTTTAAAACTTGTATTCTTTTCCTGATgcattttgttgtgctgaccattaatccaaaactatgcatgcatctacctttttcaaattgactaatCTTATGCGATGcctacttatgttttgtgctaaacatttaacgtatcttcattaaatcaacggTGTTATGTGCTTACATTGCTTCATgattgtctgctgtgttgatctataagttgacctcttttatatgtcttcttaagtaaaactcattgaacaaagaaatactcagcgtactctgatatctaaaccttccactgaacttaactgagttaaatagaatatgttccatgagctgacctatttctgaaaactgaccttagacttacttgattaaaccttgaaatgtttaaaataaaactaagtcagtagctcaacccttacgggggagtatcttgagaaaaacaaggtcaaatatcatgggggagctcaacactgagttccttactgaatatttttgccaacatcaaaatgggggagtttattgaaacacctttctacgtgattttgatttgacaaaattatttaagtgaatgataaaaatattctaacacattaaatttaaatgctttgatttattcacactaatgtgtttgttcaatgttgagttaattgatttataagagattaagataaaaagcctaaaggcccataagaggaagtcaagcccaagtcaacagatcaagacctcacggcccagaaAGACAAAACAcagtcgttctaagcaaagcactagctcagcatgaagaaggatcgagaagccttctatcaattgcttcaagatgaagctgctgagttgaacgacaagaagtacaagtcagcggcagaacagaaccaacttagagacaaagaatttccactttgggtaaagcttagaagacgcagtaagctgtctggaagactttactataaatgtcgaaacattctgttcatctgacgaaaagctgttgagcactgccataaacagaagatacaagaatcttattggccaacgacactgagtaCGTCCAgaatgaaagcgacaggaagccgttagcctccaacggttatttcgaaattcgaaatcaccggtgcttgaagtgtcactataaataggcctttcaaatgcttcattcgatgcagatcttcaatcaagtcgaaacgctgaccaaattcatacttgaagttctgtgagaaaagcaaagcaaatcttacaccaattccaatcattgtgtaaaagtctagagtgatttcattcatctaaagtgtcttggcaattgttgtttaggacaaacacttatcatttctagaagaatagaaaggagaagctgagtactcggttatagtactcagcggtagttataggagtgagtagaggaatagaggaaggtactcttgtatactcagcttctgttgtaaagggtttcatgctctacctttaaagagctcagtagaggattcaaaaagctcggaacgagttccggggactggacgtaggcggagaggccgaaccaggatatgtctgctgagtaacatatttctaacctttaaactcctttatatattgcttgctataaaactgactaagtaacgaacagACACtaagttgagtgcactaagaagctgagttcaggaatagacttaagtgctatctcctgactcaaggaaagaagcagacttagtcaccagttgactaagcttgtgtcttaaaactacttagcgccgttgtgtaaacctttttctaaaagaaaagaagtcagccttaacggacaaaattttaaatagttcctatccccccttggaactaaccttgtcacgttatacgggaccaacactaTATACTGTGAACTGCTGATCTAACCTTGATAATCAGTTCACTTGCTTTATATgatgttttttttgttataaatagggttttgttataaattttagggataaggtaccaaaataggcctatagtttttggaaaagtattaatttaggctccacgtgcaaaatagcaccaatatagtcttaatgtttaaaaaatgtatcaatttaggcatcgacaACAGCACGAGACatgtcattcctattactctgttaagttctgatttctccctccacaTACAATTGATAGagcttaatggagtaatatcaatgacgtgtctcgttccgttatcgaggcctaaattagtacattttttaaacgttaagcttatattaatgctattttgtacgtggtgCCTGAATTGATACTCTTaaaaaaccataggcctatttttaataccttatccctaaattttATAACCAGTTCACTTGTTATAATCAATTTGGAAGTAATCtatgaagataaaaaaaatcgattCAAATAATGCATCAAATGAAACTTAATTGCAGGAATTTAATTACACAACTTTAACAAGAATTGGAAAATAAAACTAGGCCAAAATGACTACTACTAAGCTGTGGTAAAAGTTTCAAAGATTATATTGCTCTAAACAAAATTCAAAAGGTAAACATTATATTGATAATATGAAATCCAAAAATTTACATTCGTTTAAGCATTCCGTTTGAAAGGAACAACCTACTCTTCATCAGTAGAGTCTTCTAATTCTTTGTCAGCAGTAGCATAATCACTTCTTCTACTTCATTGTCAGCATCAGCATCAACATCATCTTTCCCAAAACCTCCTTCATCCTAAAAAATCATAAACAAAAACATCCATACATCGTAATTCAAGAAATCAAATATAGAATTGGATACATCAACAATCCTTGGATACATCAACAATCATAAAGGAGAATCTCACATCTTCATTTTCAGCATTGTTTATTTCCAAACCTTTGTTATACTCAACCTTGAGCTTAGTAGCTTTATCAAAATATTGCTTCTTCTCCTGAAAAACAGAAGGGTCCAATCAGAATACTTGACATCATTGAATAACTTCAAATCTATGTTTCATGGAAACACTTCTTCACTAGAGGTTTCATATTTCATGTCCATTTCTGTttcttttccatttccattaCCAGTTTCTAGCTAAATCTTTTCAGAAATTATGTTTCCCAATCtcagtttccatttccatttctgTTTCCATTTCCGGACAACATAGCTTCAAAATCAAAAGTTGGTAAGAACAAGTATAAATTGACCTCACTGCATCAGACACTAATGTTCATTTTTCACCTGCTTCCTTTACAACCTAAAAAACCCAATTCAAAAATTGTATCATAATCAAGGCAGTGAAAGTGACTAATGAAGGAAGAACATAGAAATGCTATTAATAAACTCAAATTCTAGCATTTCTTTACCCTTTTCACATCCCTTAGAGCCTGGATTAGCTCCCTTGAAGGTTTTCCTAAAGTCATCCCTAATTAATTACAAGAAACTGTTAATTCAAAACAAAGCAAAATAAACAAGTACATATATAGTATCTATGTAAGAAACCAATCAAGTAAAACTAcatgaagataaaaaaaatgcagTAGGAGATCGCTTGGGCTTGTTTGGATCCTTTTTAGCTCTCTTTGCCTTTGGTGCTATTGAGGTTGGTTTTTTCCTGCACAAAATTATAAATCTAGGGGAAGAAACAACTTTGATTACTAAAAActcaaaaccctaaatctcATAACCGAATCCATCGAAAAAGGCAAGCTCGGATTACTAAAAAGTCGAAACCCCAACTGTCATGACGGAAGTAAATCTGAAAAATTACGAACAGAAAACAGTAATACACACCTTTCAGCCGACTTCTTCTTTAACCTCTGTTGTCGTTTCCACCACTTGATAGGGATAATATCTAGTTGGCATGTACATAAAAAAAGGAATTCACAGAAGCAATTGAAATAGAATCctacaaaattttaaaagttCTCC
The DNA window shown above is from Euphorbia lathyris chromosome 1, ddEupLath1.1, whole genome shotgun sequence and carries:
- the LOC136233503 gene encoding high mobility group B protein 7-like, giving the protein MTLGKPSRELIQALRDVKREKKQYFDKATKLKVEYNKGLEINNAENEDDEGGFGKDDVDADADNEVEEVIMLLLTKN